TCAGGGAGCACCGCCGGGGTTCGCCCCTTGCGGAAATCGTTCGGGTTCCGCGTTACGATCCGCTCCGCCCCCACGGCCTCGGCGGCGGCGTGACACACGGCATCCTCCAGATCGGAGAAACGGCTGGCCAGGGCCGCCTCGACAACCCCCTGCGTCACCGGTGCCACCCGGATGCGCTCCAGGAGGTGGGTCGTCAGCTGCCGGGCCCGGTCGGCGCCCACCCGGCGGCGAAGGAGGTAGTAGACGGTCGTCACGCAGTGGGCGGCGAGGTAACCGGTGACGCGGCCCGTTGCCGCTAGATCCAAAAGGCTGCGGCAGAGGCGGGAGCGAAGGGCGGGCGGTCGAGCAACACGTCGAGCACGACGTTGAGATCGAACAGGACCGCTTTCACCGATACTTCCTCTCAATGGGCCGCCAGCTCGGCTTCCAACTGCTCGTCGGTGGGGGGTGCCCCCTCCCCCTTTCCGGCGCCGAGCAGCGTCCGGGTCCACGGGCTCAAAGCCCTCTGCTCCAGCTCCGCTTCTGTGACGCTCACAAAGAAGTCCTCGATCGACTTCGAAAGGGAGACCCCCCGTCTTGCGGCCCACTGCTTGGCCCGTCGGATGACGGCTTCGTCCATCCGGAGGGTGAGTTTCGTCTGCATGCCGACCTCCTGACGTATATTTTGGAAAAGACGTCAGAAGCCGCTGATCCGCAAGCTTTGTCAAGGGCCCAACCAGTGCTCTACCGGCTTTTCGAGGAACTCCTTCAGGGGAATTCCATCTCCCCCCACGAGCAAGGTGCGGGTTGGCGCGAAGGCTCGGGCAAAGTGGGTCAGTCCGGGCAGAGCGTGGGGGGGGCGGCCGCTCTTGACCTCGATCGCAACGAGTCGGCGGTCGGCCCGGAGCACGAAATCCACCTCTCGGTTCCGTTCACGCCAGTAGTACAGCTGGCACACGCCTCCCGCCGACGCGTTGGCAAGATGCGCTCCCACGGCCGACTCCACGAGACGGCCGCGGAACTCCCTGTCGGTCAAGGCCTCTTGCGGCCCGAGGCCCGCCATGGCGGTCATCAGCGCTGTGTTCAACACCTGGAGTTTCGGGCTCGAGCCTCTGCGCCGCACGGGTTGAGCGGCATATTTCTGAAGGCCGGTGAGCATGCCGGCCCGGCTGAGCAGGTCAAGGTAGTGGGCCAAGGTGGTCGTGTTTCCCGCATCTTGAAGCTGGCCCAACATCTTGGTGTAGGACAGAACCTGTCCCGAGTAGCGGCAGCCCAGGTCGAACACACGCCGGAGCAACGCGGGTTTGTCCACCCGCGTCATCATCAATACGTCACGCGCAATGGTCGTCTCGACGAGAGCGTCCAGCACATAGCGTCGCCATCGTACCGGGTCCCCGGCGAGCGGGGCAGCGCCCGGGTAGCCGCCGAAGTAGAGGTAGTCGTCCGGCGAGAACCCGAACGCGGTGCGCATCTCGGGGTAGGACCAGTGGGGCAGGTGGATCACCTCGAATCGCCCTGCGAGGCTCTCTGTGAGCCCACGCTGCATGAGGAGCGGCGCAGAGCCGAGCAAGACGACCTTGAGCGGTCTTCCGGCGCGGGTGTCTTCGTCCCAAAGTCGCTTTACGGCCTCCGACCACCGGGGGATCTTCTGGATCTCGTCGAGAGCCAGAACGGCTCCGGCCTTGCCCGCGTCAGCAGCGGCGAGCCGCCCTCGCTCCCATTGGGCGGCAATCCATGCGGTGTCGCCGGGAGTTGGTTCGTCCGCGGAAACGAACACACTCGGTAGGTCGAGTCGGCTCAGGACCTGGCCCACC
This is a stretch of genomic DNA from Deferrisoma camini S3R1. It encodes these proteins:
- a CDS encoding PIN domain-containing protein, yielding MDLAATGRVTGYLAAHCVTTVYYLLRRRVGADRARQLTTHLLERIRVAPVTQGVVEAALASRFSDLEDAVCHAAAEAVGAERIVTRNPNDFRKGRTPAVLPEPFVHWAEGAASNPRR
- a CDS encoding ATP-binding protein, with amino-acid sequence MQVVSGPRQVGKTTLVGQVLSRLDLPSVFVSADEPTPGDTAWIAAQWERGRLAAADAGKAGAVLALDEIQKIPRWSEAVKRLWDEDTRAGRPLKVVLLGSAPLLMQRGLTESLAGRFEVIHLPHWSYPEMRTAFGFSPDDYLYFGGYPGAAPLAGDPVRWRRYVLDALVETTIARDVLMMTRVDKPALLRRVFDLGCRYSGQVLSYTKMLGQLQDAGNTTTLAHYLDLLSRAGMLTGLQKYAAQPVRRRGSSPKLQVLNTALMTAMAGLGPQEALTDREFRGRLVESAVGAHLANASAGGVCQLYYWRERNREVDFVLRADRRLVAIEVKSGRPPHALPGLTHFARAFAPTRTLLVGGDGIPLKEFLEKPVEHWLGP
- a CDS encoding DUF6364 family protein, producing the protein MQTKLTLRMDEAVIRRAKQWAARRGVSLSKSIEDFFVSVTEAELEQRALSPWTRTLLGAGKGEGAPPTDEQLEAELAAH